In Hemibagrus wyckioides isolate EC202008001 linkage group LG16, SWU_Hwy_1.0, whole genome shotgun sequence, the sequence CCTCTTTGCTCTACCTGCAGAAACATGTCTCCTGACGTACCGCAGCATTCCATGACTTTCAAAAACCTTCACATCCTCCTTTGGCGTTCGGCGACAGTATCGGCTACTTAACATTTCACCTTTTAAACGGTAAACTGGTTCTCGCGACGTGCTGTGACCTTCTCACATCTTTCACAAAACATCAGCGACTTTCAGACACCGTATTCGACATCTCTTTCAAACACTGAGCAAATTTTACAAGAATTTCTAAAACGCCTGAAGAAGAAAATATGAACAAATGATGATGGTCACAAATACAGCGTAATGTTATTGGGGTGaaatttcctctttttttcaaTTAGAGGGTTTTGTTTAGTTCTTATTTTCAAAATTCACACAAAGCATGGACGTTAGATTCCTGTTCAGGATTGAAGACGTTAATCCGCAGGTTTATTCTGAGACGACGTGAGCATGAGTTTCACAACACGTTCCTCTCATCACATCTCCAGCCTCCAACCTCACAGacaactgttttgtttttcattacaCGCAGCAGCATCTAGCTCGGGTGAAGGACAACcttctggtttgtgtgtgtgtgtgtgcgtgtgtgtgtgttggttaaaTGCTGTGAGAATattagtaggagtgtgtgtgtgtgtgtgtgtgtgtgtgtgttggttaaaTGCTGTGAGAATattagtaggagtgtgtgtgtgtgtgtgtgtgtgttggttaaaTTCTGTGAGAATattagtaggagtgtgtgtgtgtgtgtgtgtgtgtgcgtgtgtgtgtgtgtgtgcgtgtgtgtgtgtgtttgtgtgtgtgttggttaaaTGCTGTGAGAATattagtaggagtgtgtgtgtgtgtgtgtgtgtgtgggaaggaCTAAAATGCAAGTGGTttaccagtctctctctctctctttctctctgtctgtctatctgtctttctctctgtctttctctctctgtctctctgtccatctctctctgtctttctgtctctctctctctctctctctctctctctgtctctctgtctctcactttctcgatctctctctttgtctttctctctgtctttctctctctctctctctctctctctctctctctctcactcgttctcacgatctctctctgtctttctctctttcactcactcacacacacacacacacacaaacgctctAGCAAAACAGCGGCATGTCAGTAAACCCTGCAAAGCGCTAATCGTTTTCGGCGGACTTCGGCCCATCGTTCCCATGATGCATTGTGAACAATATAAGCAATCACAGCTGAAATCCCCGGAAAGAATCGGATCAGGGATCAGCGCAGCGAAATAATTCCTGCGTATTCAACTCTGATTAAAaccataaataaatgtttaaacgTTTGAAAAAACCGACTTGCGAAGTTCTAAATTTGGAAAGAACATTCCTCTCTTCACTGAAACAGCATTAGCATAGCTATTACCTCCTCACATGtaccccctccccctcccccacacGCCTCCTCCCCCTCCTGCTCCTTGTGACATCCATTTTCCCACTCTTTTCACTCGGCATTCTTCTTCCCCGGGTGATGGAGAGAGtatggaataaataaaaaagacaaatagaGCGGAGAGAGAACGGAGAGCTGACTAGCATTCCTGCTAGCGTTTACTGCTAGCAGCTAGCTGAATTTATCCTGATGTTTTCCACTGGGGGTAAAAAGCTACGATTTATCATTTAACATCTCAGAGAAGGAGCATTTGGCGCTAGCTAAAGTTACCACAGGAGGTTATGGCTTTTTAGCTATCTTGGCTAACCATGGACACCCTATTttgttgaaaataaatgaatacttgCTCTTGATTAAGCTTTTATTAATGAAGACGTACCGTTAATAAGAAATAGAAAGTAGCTAGCTGGGGAAAGTTTAGTAACCAGGAGATTATTGCTAGCTAGCGAATGAATACGGTGCACAGGAACTCCTTTCTGACAAAAATATAATTCTGTTTTAGCCTGTGATTGTACaaaattattaaaagaaaaattgtCTGTTAAATGTATCACCCGTTTATCCAGTTTTTATTTCTGCCACAtggtaattaaattaaaaaacttaAATGTGTTTGGTCTCCAAGTTATTTTCTTCTTGGTATAAAGTCACCAAAGTGCGAACTCCTTATTTGGTGTTGAGGATGTTATGATGATGTGATGCGAGAGCACAGAGACATTAGATCTGTTTTGGAGAATCATATCTGAGATGCTGCTTAGCAGAGACGGCACCTCCTTATGCTGATGGATGCTAGTGCTAATGCTAATCACTAGATGCTAATTTTtacacttctctctctttctctctctctctctctctctctcacacacacacatatacttcaTGTTCAGTACAaacaaaatatggaaaaataaacaacaaacgtaaaaataaacaacatatcAGGAAGAGTTGAAGCCCGCAGATGGTGGCCATCTTGTTCTGCTGGATTGTTGCATGCTGGGCAATTGGAGTGTAAAAGTGTAATGAGGAAGCTCATGTTGAatcagaaggaaggaagacgtGGGGTTCTCCTCTCTCAGGTCCCACCGTGACACCTCCCAGAATCGGAAAACTTCCTGCCGTGGTGCATGATGGGAAATCCTGGAGTTGTTGGAGTTCTCTGAGTTGtgcctccctctccctctgagCTCCCTGTGTTATAAGGAGGCGTCGGATCTTTGCGCCACGTTGTGTTCATTCTGCGGCGAGTCCGACGTCTTGGCTGTCTTTCGAGGCGGGCTCTGCTCCGACTCCAGCTCGTGCAGCGAAGGTTCCTTATACATGGCAACTGGGGAAAGACGATGATGTGAGCAATGCGACACTTTTACTTTGGCTTGTTAACACCAAGTTTTGTGTTGGCACTGAATAAAACATGAGAGAGACTGACCTTCGATGACCTTGGGGAGGAAGTGGGCGGCACCTTTGGTCTTCTTCACCCGGTTGCCCTTCATGACCTGTCCGTCGCGGTTGATGCCAATGTACCACGAGCGACCCGACTGGCTCTGACGGTACAGCATGGACGAGTACGTCACGTAGTAGTTCTCGAACACACTCTCTTTAAACTTACACTCTGGGTTAAAGTGTtcctgaaaacaaaacagatcatgaaaagtgggcggggctaattCAGTGTCAAGGAGACGGTTACCTAGTGAGTAAAACCTAGTGTAGAGGAcaactgcaaataaataaataaataaataaatatcgtgatcatgtgatgtgatCGATTTTTGTCGTCTGCAGTGGATGTGCTGTAATTTaagttgtgtgttctgtgtctgAGAGGAAAAGTAAAAAGTTGTGGTCTGCAGTAGCTGCACTTCCTGTCGATCCATCATCTATCTGAAACTTCATTTTACAAAGAAAACGAGTCAGCACTTCTCATCAGTCATTcattacatccatccatccatccatccagccattctCTGAACCCTCTCGCTCTGTAGGATCACTGACTCAGTGTTCAGGAGTAATGGAGTGAAGgcatgatggagtgatggagtaaaGGCGTgaaggagtgatggagtgaaggCATGATGGAATGATGGAGTGAAGGCGTGATGGAGTGAAGgcatgatggagtgatggagtgcaGTCACTTATCCTGAAACACTTTTCTACAGTTCCATCTCCATCACATGCTACAGAACATTAAATTCAACTAAACAtcaagaaaaaacacacaacctttCTGTTTTTGACACTAAACACCTCGATGAAGACAAGCTATAAGACGATGCCGTAGAGATTTGCAGGAATAGATGGATGCAGCGCCCCCTTGTGGAGACTCTGCATCCTGATGTGAGTTAAACGTGAGGCCCACGTGCTGCCCGGCATCTAAAAATGGCCGAATTGCATCTCCTGGC encodes:
- the fgf11b gene encoding fibroblast growth factor 13 isoform X2, whose protein sequence is MQPDGTMDGTRDESSSFSQFNLIPVGLRIVAIQGAKTGLYLGMNSEGYLYTSEHFNPECKFKESVFENYYVTYSSMLYRQSQSGRSWYIGINRDGQVMKGNRVKKTKGAAHFLPKVIEVAMYKEPSLHELESEQSPPRKTAKTSDSPQNEHNVAQRSDASL